Proteins encoded in a region of the Coffea eugenioides isolate CCC68of chromosome 4, Ceug_1.0, whole genome shotgun sequence genome:
- the LOC113768374 gene encoding UDP-glycosyltransferase 74B1-like, whose product MENSRGHAVVLTYPAQGHINPLLQFAKCLASKGLKATFATTPYTAKFITAKGVQVMPISDGFDDGGFRDAPNVADYLESFKTVGSRTLTELILKLNQSSDSPVNCLVYDSLLPWAVDVAKKLDIFSVVLLTNSASVCSLYWQIHRGFLPFPVEKDKVPLTIPGLPPLGLDELPSFLAFPSHNSAYLESIMRVFARLDENDWVFANSFEDLENELAKALTGLWPVQMVGPMVPSAYVEGPIAGDSDYGGSLWKPSDHYLKWLDEKAPKSVVFVSFGSMADVEIKQIAEIACGLKGSNHHFLWVIKDSEQEKLLTEFLQSNDEMGFGKIVKWCNQLEVLAHKSVGCFMTHCGWNSTLEAVSLGVPMVALPQWSDQPTNAKFIESVWRVGLRARRDEKMIVTREEIERCVREVLVGEKSDEIRINASKMREQAKRAVCNGGSSDIAINNFVEVLMKGKGTKLN is encoded by the exons ATGGAGAATTCAAGGGGTCATGCTGTTGTGCTCACGTATCCTGCCCAAGGCCACATTAACCCTCTTCTCCAATTTGCCAAATGCTTAGCCTCCAAAGGACTGAAAGCCACCTTTGCCACTACCCCCTACACAGCTAAATTCATCACTGCAAAAGGTGTACAAGTCATGCCAATCTCTGATGGCTTTGACGATGGAGGATTCAGGGATGCTCCCAATGTTGCAGACTACCTTGAATCATTCAAAACAGTGGGTTCAAGGACTCTAACTGAGCTCATCTTGAAGCTGAATCAGTCTAGTGATTCACCTGTCAATTGCCTTGTCTATGATTCATTGCTTCCTTGGGCCGTCGACGTGGCAAAAAAGTTAGACATTTTTTCTGTTGTGTTGTTGACAAATTCTGCCTCTGTTTGTTCTTTGTATTGGCAAATCCACAGAGGATTCCTCCCCTTTCCTGTTGAGAAAGATAAAGTTCCTCTAACCATCCCTGGACTTCCTCCACTTGGGCTTGACGAGTTGCCTAGTTTTCTTGCTTTCCCTTCTCATAATTCTGCATACTTGGAATCAATCATGAGGGTATTCGCAAGGCTGGATGAAAATGACTGGGTTTTTgctaattcatttgaggatctGGAAAATGAG TTGGCTAAGGCCCTGACAGGACTTTGGCCAGTACAAATGGTTGGACCAATGGTACCATCCGCATATGTAGAGGGGCCAATAGCAGGAGACTCAGATTATGGAGGCAGTCTGTGGAAGCCAAGTGACCACTATTTGAAATGGTTAGACGAAAAGGCACCAAAATCTGTGGTTTTTGTGTCATTTGGGAGCATGGCAGATGTTGAAATCAagcaaattgcagaaattgCCTGTGGCTTAAAAGGCAGCAACCATCACTTTCTTTGGGTAATCAAAGACTCTGAGCAAGAAAAGTTGCTTACTGAATTTCTACAATCAAATGATGAAAtgggatttggaaaaattgtgaAGTGGTGTAATCAGCTGGAGGTTTTGGCTCACAAATCCGTAGGGTGCTTCATGACACATTGTGGTTGGAACTCAACACTTGAAGCAGTAAGTCTTGGGGTGCCTATGGTGGCATTGCCACAATGGAGTGATCAGCCAACAAATGCCAAATTTATTGAAAGTGTTTGGAGGGTAGGATTGAGAGCTAGAAGGGATGAGAAAATGATTGTTACAAGAGAAGAAATTGAGAGGTGTGTAAGAGAggttttggttggagaaaaaAGTGATGAAATTAGGATTAATGCCTCTAAGATGAGAGAGCAAGCTAAAAGGGCAGTTTGTAATGGTGGGAGCTCAGATATTGCTATCAACAATTTTGTTGAAGTGTTGATGAAAGGGAAGGGAACTAAGCTTAATTAA
- the LOC113767391 gene encoding calmodulin-binding protein 60 A-like isoform X2 → MSQKRQQQQQEESCKTQSDGDDFASDDKRRKLPSLNSVASELITLRRMQKLIEPALEPMIRKIVKEEVDLAMKKYLISIRRTCGKEICPSESGSLQLQFLSGISLPVFTGTRIEGEDFNNLQVALVDPFTGQVVSIGPQSAAKAEIVVLEGDFDGDESDNWTFEEFKNNIVREREGKKPLLTGDAFLTLKEGIGVVSDISFTDNSSWTRSRKFRLGARVVDNSDGNRVKEAKTDSFIVRDHRGELYKKHHPPSLADEVWRLEKIGKDGAFHRRLSKERIKTVKDFLTLYFVDPARLRNILGTGMSTKMWEVTVDHARTCVLDKELHFYYPSGSQHKKGVVFNVVGEVMGFVSDCQYITHDKLSETEMAYARDLVAAAYRHWTDVVSIDDEASLMDGSLFLSTIEYSSNPPMLDGSKVLNSHKSSKCDYPEPTACSDIMPSMYSLGGLTNLDEYDLPIMDSMEVRFDHPLNIPGQVTNNTICDTDSMTQAFYEDEHLQFFDSSNLGPSTGLNTAVSCFLGRPKRRWKMLFSVLRWFSIRRLVARKSRVKEVKRYC, encoded by the exons ATGTCCCAGAAGCGACAACAGCAGCAGCAAGAAGAGAGTTGCAAGACTCAATCAGATGGTGATGACTTTGCCTCTGATGACAAGAGGAGAAAACTCCCTTCTCTTAATAG TGTAGCATCGGAGTTAATAACCTTGCGTAGAATGCAAAAATTGATCGAGCCAGCTTTGGAGCCAATGATCCGTAAAATT GTGAAAGAGGAAGTTGACTTGGCAATGAAAAAGTACTTGATCAGTATAAGAAG gACTTGCGGGAAAGAGATTTGCCCTTCTGAATCAGGAAGTTTACAGTTACAGTTTCTAAGTGGCATCTCTCTTCCAGTTTTTACTGGAACACGTATAGAAGGCGAGGATTTTAACAATCTACAAGTTGCCTTAGTTGATCCTTTTACTGGGCAAGTTGTTTCCATTGGTCCTCAATCTGCTGCAAAGGCTGAAATAGTAGTTCTTGAGGGAGATTTTGATGGTGATGAAAGCGATAATTGGACCTTTGAAGAGTTCAAGAATAATATTGTcagagaaagggaaggcaagaaACCCCTTCTTACTGGGGATGCTTTTTTGACTCTTAAAGAGGGCATTGGTGTGGTCAGTGACATATCTTTCACAGACAACTCAAGCTGGACAAGAAGCCGCAAATTCAGGCTGGGGGCAAGAGTTGTGGACAATTCTGATGGTAACAGAGTGAAAGAGGCCAAAACAGACTCCTTCATTGTCAGGGATCATCGTGGAGAAT TGTACAAGAAGCATCACCCTCCTTCTCTGGCAGATGAAGTATGGCGCCTAGAAAAGATAGGAAAAGATGGAGCTTTTCACAGACGTCTGAGCAAAGAAAGAATCAAAACTGTGAAGGATTTCCTTACCCTCTATTTTGTTGATCCTGCAAGGCTTCGAAAT ATCCTTGGGACAGGCATGTCAACTAAAATGTGGGAAGTGACAGTCGATCATGCCCGGACTTGTGTACTTGACAAGGAATTGCACTTCTACTATCCGTCCGGATCTCAGCATAAAAAGGGTGTAGTTTTTAATGTTGTAGGAGAGGTGATGGGTTTTGTCTCTGATTGCCAGTATATTACCCATGATAAGCTGTCTGAAACAGAAATG GCTTATGCCCGAGATCTGGTGGCTGCTGCTTACAGGCACTGGACTGACGTGGTTTCAATTGATGACGAGGCCTCGCTTATGGATGGTTCTTTATTCTTGTCTACCATAGAATACTCCTCGAATCCTCCTATGCTCGATGGCAGCAAGGTTCTGAATTCTCATAAGAGTAGCAAATGTGATTATCCAGAACCAACTGCCTGTTCTGATATCATGCCATCCATGTATTCACTCGGGGGTTTAACCAACCTGGATGAATATGACCTGCCCATTATGGACTCTATGGAGGTTAGATTTGACCACCCTTTGAACATTCCTGGCCAAGTCACGAACAACACGATATGTGACACAGACTCCATGACACAAGCTTTCTACGAGGATGAGCACCTACAATTTTTTGATTCTTCAAATTTGGGGCCATCCACTGGTCTGAATACTGCTGTTAGTTGCTTTCTGGGGCGTCCGAAGAGGAGATGGAAAATGCTATTCAGTGTCCTGAGATGGTTTTCGATAAGAAGGTTGGTTGCAAGAAAATCTAGAGTGAAAGAAGTAAAAAGATACTGTTAA
- the LOC113767391 gene encoding calmodulin-binding protein 60 A-like isoform X1: MVGFSCLPQQLPSSLLLVLFETAHEFSTGVRCYCLELTELASGLLLFLGLEGLEKCPRSDNSSSKKRVARLNQMVMTLPLMTRGENSLLLIASELITLRRMQKLIEPALEPMIRKIVKEEVDLAMKKYLISIRRTCGKEICPSESGSLQLQFLSGISLPVFTGTRIEGEDFNNLQVALVDPFTGQVVSIGPQSAAKAEIVVLEGDFDGDESDNWTFEEFKNNIVREREGKKPLLTGDAFLTLKEGIGVVSDISFTDNSSWTRSRKFRLGARVVDNSDGNRVKEAKTDSFIVRDHRGELYKKHHPPSLADEVWRLEKIGKDGAFHRRLSKERIKTVKDFLTLYFVDPARLRNILGTGMSTKMWEVTVDHARTCVLDKELHFYYPSGSQHKKGVVFNVVGEVMGFVSDCQYITHDKLSETEMAYARDLVAAAYRHWTDVVSIDDEASLMDGSLFLSTIEYSSNPPMLDGSKVLNSHKSSKCDYPEPTACSDIMPSMYSLGGLTNLDEYDLPIMDSMEVRFDHPLNIPGQVTNNTICDTDSMTQAFYEDEHLQFFDSSNLGPSTGLNTAVSCFLGRPKRRWKMLFSVLRWFSIRRLVARKSRVKEVKRYC, encoded by the exons ATGGTGGGTTTTTCTTGTCTTCCTCAACAACTGCCTTCATCATTGTTGTTAGTATTATTTGAGACAGCCCATGAATTCTCTACTGGTGTTAGGTGCTACTGTTTAGAATTGACAGAATTAGCATCTGGGCTGTTGCtatttttgggtttggaaggttTGGAAAAATGTCCCAGAAGCGACAACAGCAGCAGCAAGAAGAGAGTTGCAAGACTCAATCAGATGGTGATGACTTTGCCTCTGATGACAAGAGGAGAAAACTCCCTTCTCTTAATAG CATCGGAGTTAATAACCTTGCGTAGAATGCAAAAATTGATCGAGCCAGCTTTGGAGCCAATGATCCGTAAAATT GTGAAAGAGGAAGTTGACTTGGCAATGAAAAAGTACTTGATCAGTATAAGAAG gACTTGCGGGAAAGAGATTTGCCCTTCTGAATCAGGAAGTTTACAGTTACAGTTTCTAAGTGGCATCTCTCTTCCAGTTTTTACTGGAACACGTATAGAAGGCGAGGATTTTAACAATCTACAAGTTGCCTTAGTTGATCCTTTTACTGGGCAAGTTGTTTCCATTGGTCCTCAATCTGCTGCAAAGGCTGAAATAGTAGTTCTTGAGGGAGATTTTGATGGTGATGAAAGCGATAATTGGACCTTTGAAGAGTTCAAGAATAATATTGTcagagaaagggaaggcaagaaACCCCTTCTTACTGGGGATGCTTTTTTGACTCTTAAAGAGGGCATTGGTGTGGTCAGTGACATATCTTTCACAGACAACTCAAGCTGGACAAGAAGCCGCAAATTCAGGCTGGGGGCAAGAGTTGTGGACAATTCTGATGGTAACAGAGTGAAAGAGGCCAAAACAGACTCCTTCATTGTCAGGGATCATCGTGGAGAAT TGTACAAGAAGCATCACCCTCCTTCTCTGGCAGATGAAGTATGGCGCCTAGAAAAGATAGGAAAAGATGGAGCTTTTCACAGACGTCTGAGCAAAGAAAGAATCAAAACTGTGAAGGATTTCCTTACCCTCTATTTTGTTGATCCTGCAAGGCTTCGAAAT ATCCTTGGGACAGGCATGTCAACTAAAATGTGGGAAGTGACAGTCGATCATGCCCGGACTTGTGTACTTGACAAGGAATTGCACTTCTACTATCCGTCCGGATCTCAGCATAAAAAGGGTGTAGTTTTTAATGTTGTAGGAGAGGTGATGGGTTTTGTCTCTGATTGCCAGTATATTACCCATGATAAGCTGTCTGAAACAGAAATG GCTTATGCCCGAGATCTGGTGGCTGCTGCTTACAGGCACTGGACTGACGTGGTTTCAATTGATGACGAGGCCTCGCTTATGGATGGTTCTTTATTCTTGTCTACCATAGAATACTCCTCGAATCCTCCTATGCTCGATGGCAGCAAGGTTCTGAATTCTCATAAGAGTAGCAAATGTGATTATCCAGAACCAACTGCCTGTTCTGATATCATGCCATCCATGTATTCACTCGGGGGTTTAACCAACCTGGATGAATATGACCTGCCCATTATGGACTCTATGGAGGTTAGATTTGACCACCCTTTGAACATTCCTGGCCAAGTCACGAACAACACGATATGTGACACAGACTCCATGACACAAGCTTTCTACGAGGATGAGCACCTACAATTTTTTGATTCTTCAAATTTGGGGCCATCCACTGGTCTGAATACTGCTGTTAGTTGCTTTCTGGGGCGTCCGAAGAGGAGATGGAAAATGCTATTCAGTGTCCTGAGATGGTTTTCGATAAGAAGGTTGGTTGCAAGAAAATCTAGAGTGAAAGAAGTAAAAAGATACTGTTAA